A genome region from Diorhabda carinulata isolate Delta chromosome 2, icDioCari1.1, whole genome shotgun sequence includes the following:
- the LOC130903989 gene encoding breast cancer metastasis-suppressor 1-like protein, with the protein MPPINTPNSVTGDVSDNDMSGNDSDHSNTSHENDAIHESTEDEPDSDDSSEMDETECETRRNTLLQHVQDLENQFNHLREQLYRERLTQVECQLSEVKSGKSHDYLISLQELQENMRIRTEVAGIVKQLKLQNIDNQYEAEEQAALQNFESEKTLACDYYYSELMETIRRLEEDRHNSEISWGEGGEWGSRSRSRSRRKAVTVSGPYIVYMLKPQDILEDWTIIRKALKRTS; encoded by the exons ATGCCTCCAATAAATACTCCAAATTCTGTTACTGGAGACGTGAGTGATAATGATATGTCTGGAAATGATTCGGACCATTCAAATACAAGTCATGAAAACGACGCAATTCACGAATCAACAGAAGATGAACCTGACTCTGATGATAGTTCTGAAATGGATGAAACGGAATGTGAAACAAGACGAAATACACTGTTACAACATGTTCAGGATTTAGAAAACCAATTCAATCATCTCAGAGAGCAGTTGTATAGAGAACGGTTAACACAA GTTGAGTGCCAATTATCTGAAGTTAAATCTGGCAAATCCCACGATTATTTAATCTCGTTACAGGAACTTCAGGAAAATATGAGAATACGAACCGAAGTGGCAGGAATTGTGAAACAATTAAAGCTTCAAAACATTGATAATCAATATGAAGCTGAAGAACAAGCGGCACTTCAAAATTTTGAGAGCGAAAAAACTTTGGCCTGTGATTATTATTACAGTGAATTAATGGAGACAATAAGACGATTAGAAGAAGATAGACACAATAGTGAAATAAGTTGGGGTGAAGGAGGAGAGTGGGGTTCTAG gtcACGATCAAGATCTAGAAGAAAAGCTGTTACTGTTTCTGGACCTTATATTGTATATATGCTAAAACCTCAAGATATTTTAGAAGACTGGACTATTATAAGAAAAGCCCTCAAGAGAACCTCCTGA